The genomic region TCGTCCGACCATTTCGGTTCCGGATTTTCCGCCAAAACCTTCCGCGACTGTGCTAGCAACTCCGGTTCAACGTCGCGAATGGGAAGCTTTACATGGCGCACCTTCCAATCTAGGGACAGGTCCGCCTCGTAGGGCAAATTTTCAATCACTGCCTGAGTTGTTTTAGCAAGGAGACTCCCCATGCGTTGGTGGTCAGGAACGTAATCCGGATTGAACGGATCCCACGGATTGATGTTGCCACAACAGCCGTTAAGGACGAGGGGCACACAACTACCACCGAAGGTTTCGCGCATCGCATCCGACCACGTACCAGGCCAGTCTGCGGAAACAATCGGTCTCGGAAAGATGTTCACGGGATGGCATGTGTGATGCAGCAACATGGCAAGCATCTCCACCGAATCCGTTTGAAAACACATCACCCCAATCTCCGGATCAATAGGTCCCTCCATATAACGAATATACGAAGGGCCCAACGGATCCTCCCACTTAGAGCCCGGCATACGCACCTTATCGTCATTCATGATTGCTCTTCGGTTAAAGGCAACCCTGCCCTCGACACCGCTACCGACCCGGAGCTGAACCGGCTGCAAAGAACTATTTGCCCGTTTGATAGCCTCAACAATCCGTTCAAACGCGAAATCGAAATATCGTGGATCACCACCACGTAACCATTCCATCTCCCGCGGTGTACCCTGAAAACTCTCATCGAACATGAAATGTCCCAGCGACGGTGCCGAATGTGTTTGCGTCACATGTACCATAACCGCTTCGGGGGCAAGGCCGCATTCAACCGCAACCGCGCGCCGAATTTTTGCCGTCCATTCCTCGGTGATGATAGTGAGATCCAGACTCACAAAGCAAATTTTCTTGTCACCGTTTTGCAACACTAGCGCTCTAGCATAGAG from Candidatus Poribacteria bacterium harbors:
- a CDS encoding neutral/alkaline non-lysosomal ceramidase N-terminal domain-containing protein, producing MAHQSPTGSNRLHAGAAQIDITPQTDIHLAGAVGSFRPAQYVYDPLYARALVLQNGDKKICFVSLDLTIITEEWTAKIRRAVAVECGLAPEAVMVHVTQTHSAPSLGHFMFDESFQGTPREMEWLRGGDPRYFDFAFERIVEAIKRANSSLQPVQLRVGSGVEGRVAFNRRAIMNDDKVRMPGSKWEDPLGPSYIRYMEGPIDPEIGVMCFQTDSVEMLAMLLHHTCHPVNIFPRPIVSADWPGTWSDAMRETFGGSCVPLVLNGCCGNINPWDPFNPDYVPDHQRMGSLLAKTTQAVIENLPYEADLSLDWKVRHVKLPIRDVEPELLAQSRKVLAENPEPKWSDESPNRIDPEWIKAGSILSVHLQKERAPELDYEIQVLRVGKTAFVGLPGEPFVEGQLQLKMASPTYPTYIAHCTSQYVGYLPIPDAFRRGGHEVETRFWAKLEPEALGLVVDAATEVLQEVFGS